The following are encoded together in the Acidobacteriota bacterium genome:
- a CDS encoding FAD-dependent oxidoreductase gives MAEVKIQIDGQTVIAESGQTILEVARSLGKQIPTLCHDPRLAPFSSCFVCLVEVDGARGFVPSCATKIAPGMVVRTDTPEVRAARKTALELIVSNHFADCLGPCTLTCPAGVDIQGYIALLAMGRYREAVALIKETNPLPSICGRVCTRPCESKCRRNLTGDPVGIDYLKRYAADLDRECGHPFTPLLKPPTGHRVAVVGAGPAGLTAAYYLALEGHEVRIFEAREKAGGWLMYGIPEYRLPEEVMDYEAESIFKLGVEIETNAALGRDFSVDDLFDRGYEAVFLGIGAQKSTLMRIPGENAPNVISGIDFLEKVNGGELTELKGRAIVVGGGNTAVDAARTALRLGADSVTVVYRRSRAEMPAHHQEIADMEQEGVKLELLTNPLRYNLGEDGKVKSITCVRMTLGEPDASGRRRPVPLEGSDFEIEAEWIFSAIGQQADNAPFNSSRCAFDLKMTKWGTLDVTPETMGTSVSRLYAGGDMVTGAATAIEAIAAGKKAAMAIHRRLSGETILRLVKPFISRKDNLRPTLKPEDLPAAPDTARQHIPALEVEDRIRSFVEVELGYSAEQASEEVKRCLECGCTAFFECDLQQWCSEYDVNPVAFSGDFHEEKPVEDHPFLRFDLNKCILCGRCVRLCDEVVGAAALGFVRRGFDARIRPALEKPLVETTCIACGQCAETCPTGAITVKPDSPKPGPFRMQGSPSVCGFCSVGCGVVLETVGERVVRVTSNPDSPVTPGGNLCKNGRFGFQVLNSEHRLVSPLVRKAGVLAETSWDEAFETVAGLARPVLENFGPEAFGVLAGGRLTCEEAYLAQKFARTALKTPNVYCLSMASKPALKAFYHDLPGPVHSRIATADLVLVLGVDTLDNYPVMEFKIHEAARGGKSNVYLLNENGGFTGRVAQRWIPLEKRNLGAFTRALLAEALSRFAPHGNVVGLSDLRHHLDGVQGMDTLRKLGLTTADVNTLLDKLFTGRPAIVFDLETAGEEAALYLYDLCILMENRGRHPLVYAMAGQTNSRGVLEMGCHPDWLPGWRPAGDPAARNLLSAVWGTGLPESAGLSSPAFADAIRTGKVRGLFAFAEDILGCPETGPALADAFRHLKCVVSVDLFRTETSEHAHVILPMAAFTENEGTVMNMKGRFQRVRAAVPNRTGMPTLEVIGGLGLALGADVYAGRLEALWKEMGSVMPRVPRGGFGALDIRGAFPPEGKTAHLPFLLPSPRARETGLRNYVHVDALFRHWNARLAELGLAPEK, from the coding sequence ATGGCCGAAGTGAAGATACAGATCGACGGTCAGACCGTCATTGCCGAGAGCGGACAGACCATCCTCGAGGTCGCCCGCTCGCTCGGGAAACAGATCCCGACCCTCTGCCACGACCCGCGACTCGCCCCGTTCAGCTCGTGTTTCGTCTGCCTCGTGGAGGTGGACGGCGCCCGGGGGTTCGTCCCCAGCTGCGCCACGAAGATCGCCCCCGGGATGGTGGTCCGCACCGACACCCCCGAGGTCCGGGCCGCGCGAAAAACGGCCCTGGAACTGATCGTCTCCAACCACTTCGCGGACTGCCTGGGCCCCTGCACCCTCACCTGCCCCGCCGGCGTGGACATCCAGGGTTACATCGCCCTGCTCGCCATGGGCCGTTACCGGGAGGCGGTAGCCCTGATCAAGGAGACCAACCCCCTCCCGTCCATCTGCGGGCGGGTCTGCACCCGGCCCTGCGAGTCGAAATGCCGCCGGAACCTGACGGGCGACCCCGTCGGCATCGACTACCTCAAGCGCTACGCCGCGGACCTGGACCGGGAGTGCGGCCACCCCTTCACCCCCCTGCTGAAACCGCCCACCGGCCACCGCGTCGCCGTGGTGGGCGCGGGACCCGCGGGGCTCACCGCCGCCTACTACCTCGCCCTGGAAGGCCACGAGGTCAGGATCTTCGAGGCCCGCGAGAAAGCCGGCGGCTGGCTGATGTACGGCATTCCCGAGTACCGGCTCCCCGAGGAGGTCATGGACTACGAGGCCGAGTCCATCTTCAAGCTCGGGGTCGAGATCGAAACCAATGCCGCCCTGGGGCGGGACTTCTCCGTCGACGACCTGTTCGACCGCGGCTACGAGGCGGTCTTCCTCGGCATCGGGGCCCAGAAATCCACCCTGATGCGGATCCCGGGGGAAAACGCCCCCAACGTCATCTCCGGCATCGACTTCCTGGAGAAGGTCAACGGCGGTGAACTCACCGAACTCAAGGGCCGCGCCATCGTGGTGGGCGGCGGGAACACCGCCGTGGACGCCGCCCGGACGGCCCTGCGCCTCGGCGCCGACTCGGTGACGGTCGTCTACCGGCGTTCCCGGGCAGAGATGCCCGCCCACCACCAGGAGATCGCGGACATGGAGCAGGAGGGGGTCAAGCTCGAACTGCTCACCAACCCCCTGCGCTACAACCTGGGCGAGGACGGCAAGGTGAAGAGCATCACCTGTGTCCGGATGACCCTGGGCGAACCCGATGCCAGCGGGCGCCGGCGGCCCGTGCCCCTCGAGGGCTCCGACTTCGAGATCGAAGCCGAGTGGATCTTCAGCGCCATCGGCCAGCAGGCGGACAACGCCCCCTTCAACAGCTCGCGCTGCGCCTTCGACCTCAAGATGACCAAGTGGGGCACCCTGGACGTCACCCCCGAGACCATGGGCACGTCCGTGTCCCGGCTCTACGCCGGCGGCGACATGGTGACGGGCGCCGCCACGGCCATCGAGGCCATCGCCGCCGGGAAGAAGGCGGCCATGGCCATCCACCGCCGCCTCTCGGGGGAAACGATCCTCCGGCTGGTCAAACCGTTCATCAGCCGGAAGGACAACCTGCGCCCCACCCTCAAGCCCGAGGACCTCCCGGCGGCCCCGGACACCGCCCGGCAGCACATCCCGGCGCTGGAGGTCGAGGACCGCATCCGGAGCTTCGTGGAGGTGGAGCTGGGCTATTCGGCCGAGCAGGCCTCCGAGGAAGTGAAGCGCTGCCTCGAGTGCGGCTGCACGGCCTTCTTCGAGTGCGACCTCCAGCAGTGGTGCAGCGAGTACGACGTGAACCCGGTGGCCTTCAGTGGGGACTTCCACGAGGAGAAACCCGTGGAGGACCACCCGTTCCTGCGGTTCGACCTGAACAAGTGCATCCTCTGCGGCCGCTGCGTGCGGCTCTGCGACGAGGTGGTGGGGGCGGCCGCCCTCGGCTTCGTCCGGCGCGGTTTCGACGCGAGGATCCGCCCGGCCCTGGAGAAACCCCTCGTGGAGACCACCTGCATCGCCTGCGGGCAGTGCGCGGAGACCTGCCCCACCGGCGCCATCACCGTCAAGCCCGACTCCCCCAAGCCGGGCCCGTTCAGGATGCAGGGCTCGCCGTCCGTCTGCGGTTTCTGCAGCGTGGGGTGCGGCGTCGTCCTGGAAACCGTCGGTGAGCGCGTGGTCCGGGTGACCTCCAACCCCGACTCCCCGGTGACGCCGGGAGGCAACCTTTGCAAGAACGGCCGGTTCGGGTTCCAGGTCCTCAACTCCGAGCATCGGCTGGTCAGCCCCCTCGTCCGGAAGGCCGGGGTCCTGGCGGAGACGTCGTGGGACGAGGCCTTCGAAACGGTGGCGGGCCTGGCCCGCCCGGTCCTGGAGAATTTCGGCCCCGAGGCCTTCGGCGTCCTGGCCGGCGGGCGTCTCACCTGCGAAGAGGCCTACCTCGCCCAGAAATTCGCCCGCACGGCCCTGAAGACCCCCAACGTCTACTGCCTGTCCATGGCCTCGAAACCGGCCCTCAAGGCCTTCTACCACGACCTGCCCGGCCCGGTGCACAGCCGGATCGCCACGGCGGACCTCGTCCTGGTGCTCGGGGTCGACACGCTCGACAACTACCCCGTCATGGAGTTCAAGATCCACGAGGCGGCCCGGGGAGGCAAGTCGAACGTGTACCTCCTCAACGAGAACGGCGGCTTCACCGGCCGCGTGGCCCAGCGCTGGATTCCCCTGGAGAAGCGCAACCTCGGCGCCTTCACCCGGGCCCTGCTCGCCGAGGCCCTCTCCCGCTTCGCCCCGCACGGGAACGTGGTGGGGTTGTCCGACCTGCGGCACCACCTCGACGGGGTGCAGGGAATGGACACCCTCCGCAAGCTGGGGCTCACCACGGCCGACGTCAACACCCTTCTGGACAAGCTCTTCACCGGCCGCCCCGCCATCGTCTTCGACCTGGAGACGGCGGGCGAGGAGGCCGCCCTGTACCTCTACGACCTCTGCATCCTCATGGAGAACCGCGGGCGTCACCCCCTGGTCTACGCCATGGCGGGCCAGACCAACAGCCGCGGCGTCCTGGAGATGGGCTGCCACCCCGACTGGCTCCCCGGCTGGCGCCCGGCGGGAGACCCGGCGGCCCGGAACCTTCTCTCCGCGGTCTGGGGAACCGGTCTGCCGGAGTCTGCGGGATTGTCCTCCCCGGCTTTCGCCGACGCGATCCGGACCGGCAAGGTCCGCGGTCTCTTCGCTTTCGCCGAGGACATCCTCGGCTGCCCCGAAACGGGACCGGCCCTGGCCGACGCCTTTCGCCACCTGAAGTGCGTGGTGTCGGTCGACCTGTTCCGGACGGAGACCTCCGAGCACGCCCACGTCATCCTGCCCATGGCGGCCTTCACCGAGAACGAGGGGACCGTCATGAACATGAAGGGCCGCTTCCAGCGCGTCCGCGCCGCGGTCCCGAACCGGACCGGGATGCCCACCCTCGAGGTCATCGGCGGCCTGGGGCTCGCGTTGGGCGCCGACGTGTACGCCGGCCGGCTCGAAGCTCTGTGGAAGGAGATGGGTTCCGTCATGCCGCGGGTCCCCCGCGGGGGGTTCGGCGCCCTGGACATCCGGGGGGCCTTTCCGCCCGAGGGGAAGACCGCCCACCTTCCCTTCCTGCTGCCCTCGCCGC
- the nuoF gene encoding NADH-quinone oxidoreductase subunit NuoF produces MATRTERPKLVVGLGTCGIAAGGRKVYDRLRDEVSRRALDVEIDETGCVGMCFREVLLEVREPGGGTFLYGDVTPDRVNRILDEHVQDGRVVSEWLVRSDRGACADDAFFAKQKRIVLRNCGIINPDSIEEYLANEGYQGFEKALKSMTPEQVIEEIIQSGLRGRGGAGFPTGLKWRFASQSRAADKYVVCNGDEGDPGAFMDRSVLEGDPHSVLEGMLIAGYAQGANHGYIYVRAEYPLAVRRLKRAIRQAEERGFLGRGILGTNFNFEIRIKEGAGAFVCGEETALIASIEGQRGMPRLRPPFPTTAGLFGCPTAINNVETFGNISWIILKGADAFAQMGVGRSRGTKVFALAGKIVRGGLIEVPMGLSLREVIYEVGGGIKEGRAFKAVQMGGPSGGCIPAHLIDTPVDYESVTKTGAIMGSGGMVVMDERTCMVDVARFFLNFTQKESCGKCTFCRIGTKRMLEILERICRGEGKEEDIPTLVDLSEKIRKGSLCGLGQTAPNPVLTTIQYFRHEYEAHIRDRKCPAHSCKRLLTYTIVPEKCTGCTACARACPVKAISGERKQVHALDQGLCIKCGECFNRCNFGAIDVD; encoded by the coding sequence ATCGCAACCCGGACTGAACGCCCCAAGCTCGTGGTGGGGCTGGGGACCTGCGGGATCGCCGCCGGCGGCCGGAAGGTCTACGACCGGCTCAGGGACGAGGTCAGCCGGCGCGCCCTGGACGTGGAGATCGACGAAACCGGCTGCGTGGGCATGTGCTTCCGCGAAGTGCTCCTGGAAGTCCGTGAACCGGGCGGGGGGACCTTCCTGTACGGCGACGTGACCCCCGACCGGGTGAACCGCATCCTCGACGAGCACGTCCAGGACGGCCGGGTCGTCTCCGAGTGGCTGGTGCGGAGCGACCGCGGCGCCTGCGCCGACGACGCCTTCTTCGCCAAGCAGAAGCGCATCGTGCTCCGGAACTGCGGCATCATCAACCCGGACTCCATCGAGGAGTACCTGGCCAACGAGGGTTACCAGGGGTTCGAGAAGGCCCTCAAGTCCATGACGCCCGAACAGGTGATCGAGGAGATCATCCAGTCGGGCCTGCGGGGGCGCGGGGGCGCCGGTTTCCCCACGGGGCTCAAGTGGCGGTTCGCCAGCCAGAGCCGGGCCGCGGACAAGTACGTGGTCTGCAACGGCGACGAGGGCGACCCCGGGGCGTTCATGGACCGGAGCGTCCTGGAGGGCGACCCCCACAGTGTCCTGGAGGGCATGCTCATCGCGGGATACGCCCAGGGGGCCAACCACGGCTACATCTACGTCCGCGCCGAGTACCCCCTGGCGGTCCGGCGCCTCAAACGGGCCATCCGGCAGGCGGAGGAACGGGGCTTCCTCGGCCGGGGCATCCTGGGGACGAATTTCAACTTCGAGATCCGGATCAAGGAAGGCGCCGGCGCCTTCGTCTGCGGCGAGGAGACCGCCCTGATCGCCTCCATCGAGGGCCAGCGCGGCATGCCGCGGCTGCGCCCCCCCTTCCCCACCACCGCCGGGCTCTTCGGCTGCCCCACCGCCATCAACAACGTGGAGACCTTCGGCAACATTTCGTGGATCATCCTCAAGGGGGCCGACGCCTTCGCACAGATGGGGGTCGGCCGGAGCCGGGGCACCAAGGTGTTCGCCCTGGCGGGGAAGATCGTCCGGGGCGGGCTCATCGAGGTCCCCATGGGGCTTTCCCTGCGGGAGGTCATCTACGAGGTGGGGGGCGGCATCAAGGAAGGCCGCGCCTTCAAGGCCGTCCAGATGGGCGGGCCGTCCGGGGGCTGCATCCCGGCCCACCTCATCGACACGCCCGTGGACTACGAGTCGGTGACCAAGACCGGCGCCATCATGGGCTCGGGCGGCATGGTGGTCATGGACGAGCGGACCTGCATGGTGGACGTGGCCCGTTTCTTCCTGAATTTCACCCAGAAGGAATCCTGCGGCAAGTGCACCTTCTGCCGCATCGGCACCAAGCGGATGCTGGAGATCCTGGAGCGCATCTGCCGCGGCGAGGGAAAGGAGGAGGACATCCCCACCCTGGTGGACCTGTCCGAGAAGATCCGCAAGGGCTCGCTCTGCGGCCTGGGCCAGACGGCCCCCAACCCGGTCCTCACCACCATCCAGTATTTCCGCCACGAGTACGAGGCCCACATCCGGGACCGCAAGTGCCCCGCCCACTCGTGCAAGCGCCTTCTGACCTACACCATCGTCCCCGAAAAGTGCACGGGCTGCACGGCCTGCGCCCGGGCCTGCCCCGTCAAGGCCATCTCCGGGGAACGCAAGCAGGTTCATGCCCTCGACCAGGGCCTGTGCATCAAGTGCGGCGAGTGCTTCAACCGTTGCAACTTCGGCGCCATCGACGTCGATTGA
- the nuoE gene encoding NADH-quinone oxidoreductase subunit NuoE yields the protein MSQACNTEAPGVTFDLEPLRAILAKYGREKGTLIPILQETQDTYGYLPAFAMEQVAEATRTPLAQIYGVATFYAQFRLTPVGKNLVRVCHGTACHVAGAERITDTLRNLLGIEPGQTTADGVFTLETVACLGCCSLAPVIMIGDETFGRLDDKAVRKIIATYRAQDGKTAEARES from the coding sequence ATGTCCCAAGCATGCAACACGGAAGCCCCGGGCGTCACCTTCGACCTGGAACCGCTGCGGGCCATCCTGGCCAAGTACGGCCGCGAGAAGGGCACCCTGATCCCGATCCTCCAGGAAACCCAGGACACCTACGGCTACCTGCCCGCCTTCGCCATGGAGCAGGTCGCCGAGGCGACCCGCACGCCCCTGGCGCAGATCTACGGCGTGGCCACCTTCTACGCCCAGTTCCGGCTGACACCGGTCGGAAAGAACCTCGTCCGGGTCTGCCACGGGACGGCCTGCCACGTGGCAGGCGCCGAGCGCATCACCGACACGCTGCGGAACCTCCTCGGCATCGAGCCGGGGCAGACCACGGCCGACGGGGTCTTCACCCTGGAGACGGTGGCGTGCCTGGGTTGCTGCTCGCTGGCCCCCGTGATCATGATCGGGGACGAGACCTTCGGGCGCCTGGACGACAAGGCCGTCCGCAAAATCATCGCCACGTACCGGGCCCAGGACGGCAAGACCGCCGAAGCCCGCGAGTCCTGA
- a CDS encoding STAS domain-containing protein, whose amino-acid sequence MIQDLAEKSCLLLKPSGRICLGGKLPELQADIQEALKTERPKVVVDLSGVDYMDSSGLGEIVRLYLESKKKGKSLVLAAVPPQLGKVLKSSKLDRVFTVVETVEKALA is encoded by the coding sequence ATGATCCAAGACCTCGCCGAAAAATCCTGTCTCCTGCTGAAGCCCTCGGGGCGGATTTGCCTGGGGGGGAAGCTCCCCGAGCTCCAGGCGGACATCCAGGAGGCCCTGAAAACCGAGCGCCCGAAGGTCGTCGTCGACCTCTCCGGCGTGGATTACATGGACAGCTCGGGTCTCGGGGAGATTGTCCGGCTCTACCTGGAATCCAAGAAGAAAGGCAAAAGTCTCGTCCTGGCCGCCGTCCCGCCCCAACTGGGCAAGGTGCTGAAGAGTTCCAAGCTCGACCGCGTGTTCACGGTGGTGGAGACGGTCGAGAAGGCGCTGGCCTGA
- a CDS encoding M48 family metalloprotease, with the protein MPRHVIRTAALLLLGALSGAGSLRASGDFKCTFPDVENIGKREINGRIYLIFPNFISFDKEIQLGAEIAAQMDQSIKFIKDPEIQEYLESLVKTLVRHSDAKVPFRVRLVDSDEVNAFALPGGFLYVNKGLIQSTQTEDELVGVLCHEIAHVAARHATEMMSKMQILNYASIPTIFIGGAAGMIIQNSLGLALDLKLLGVSRGSEKEADVLGAQYAWNAGYDPEGFVTFFEKMLAQEKKQPGKLASWFRTHPTTPDRLTLIRQIIAKCLPAKERYVTTSSVYDTAKNRLNLFDNVALSDKKAKKGPGKDGNKPTLKRRTDTETEDDTQQERQDKQEKEEKSSKKGKEKEEDKPVLKRSDD; encoded by the coding sequence ATGCCGCGACACGTCATCCGCACCGCCGCGCTCCTGCTGCTGGGCGCCCTGTCCGGGGCCGGGTCCCTCCGGGCGTCCGGCGACTTCAAGTGCACCTTCCCCGACGTGGAGAACATCGGGAAACGCGAGATCAACGGGAGGATCTACCTGATCTTTCCCAACTTCATCTCCTTTGACAAGGAGATCCAGCTCGGGGCCGAGATCGCCGCGCAGATGGACCAGAGCATCAAGTTCATCAAGGACCCGGAGATCCAGGAGTACCTCGAATCCCTGGTCAAGACCCTCGTACGGCACAGCGACGCCAAGGTGCCCTTCCGGGTCCGGCTGGTGGACAGCGACGAGGTGAACGCCTTCGCCCTCCCCGGCGGGTTCCTCTACGTCAACAAGGGCCTCATCCAGTCCACCCAGACCGAGGACGAGCTGGTGGGGGTCCTCTGCCACGAGATCGCCCACGTGGCGGCGCGCCACGCCACCGAGATGATGTCCAAGATGCAGATCCTCAACTACGCCTCCATCCCGACGATCTTCATCGGGGGGGCCGCGGGCATGATCATTCAAAACAGCCTCGGGCTGGCGCTCGACCTCAAGCTGCTCGGGGTCTCCCGCGGGTCGGAGAAGGAGGCGGACGTCCTGGGCGCCCAGTACGCCTGGAACGCCGGCTACGACCCCGAGGGGTTCGTCACCTTCTTCGAGAAGATGCTGGCCCAGGAGAAGAAACAACCCGGCAAGCTGGCCTCCTGGTTCCGGACCCACCCCACGACGCCGGACCGCCTGACCCTGATCCGGCAGATCATCGCGAAGTGCCTGCCCGCCAAGGAGCGCTACGTCACCACCTCCTCCGTCTACGACACGGCCAAGAACCGGCTGAACCTCTTTGACAACGTCGCCCTCTCCGACAAGAAGGCGAAGAAGGGGCCCGGGAAGGACGGCAACAAACCGACCCTCAAGCGCCGGACCGACACCGAGACGGAGGACGACACCCAGCAGGAACGGCAGGACAAACAGGAGAAAGAGGAAAAGTCATCGAAGAAGGGCAAGGAGAAGGAAGAGGACAAGCCCGTCCTCAAACGCTCGGACGACTGA
- a CDS encoding PAS domain S-box protein, whose protein sequence is MKKSLLKKMVTRKEVHPVLRTFIERSGEPVTIFDPDGSSILGKEPGAGERFPLTYNGEAIGHIQGDGDAVHLASLLNYILEVDAQAKSIAQHVLEKYKEVTMLYDFSEKVGTCLDPREVAKLVIEESRHLIFADVVFVTIRDEASGVVERFLPSGQEDALSRDDRLASLANLVWEKAEIVNEIGADSRLEAFRGLVSSLMLAPLKIKDRVFGCIIAFSRVPYSYSAEDLKMLVALASPAAATMEVALLFDRLKRSEESYRDLFDGINDAVLILDPEGRLRNVNRTAVDQLRHQRHDLLGMTVSNFIPSESEGAFQEMMDATVKSGRAIFESNFLRKDGSVFPVEIHLRTVEYQGETALLGVARDITERRRVEEEIRWKEALLRAMTSASPLAFYVVDNRTDAILYFNRRFVDIWKIEHMTGQMKRSEVANREVMELCFPALVEADGFRKSWEPLQSENNRTVVDEEFLTTDGRTLRHFSGQIRDERFNYFGRLHIFEDITERKRVEAALKHRMEMERLVIGISSRFMNLTLDYMDMEINRSLEILGQFTRAHICQIFQSSPDGNSLMRTHCWSAGRQDPGDPVEFSAEEAAWWLDGLRMENHIFLRTMNDLPEEAVLGDQGFPDEETESLIAVPMIYQERCVGILTFEFSSERRDWMAEDIAFLRMAGDIFINALEREKAVEALREERALLARRVAERTAELSTANVELARASRMKDQFLANMSHELRTPLNAILGLAEALQEQTRGPLNERQLHSLRTIEESGRHLLSLINDILDLSKIEAGKMEFNPQPILTEAVCQASLRIIRQAAAKKHISVDFEMDGQVMTITADDRRLKQILVNLLTNAVKFTPEGGSIGLNVSLNENRDRVVLTVWDTGIGIPREHLGDLFKPFVQVDSSLSRRYEGTGLGLALVASLVEIHGGTVEVESDVGKGSRFRVALPWQKAKTQSAVDESPGARETRPAEAPAPEPRPEPSLPDYAEDTLTSIPEELKTIDLKALARPVSIVLGEDNEANIQTLADYLSDKGCKVVLARNGLEIIKAATEDKPDLILMDVHLPVLDGLETTRRLRKSPTTSDIPIIAVTSLAMTGDRERCLKAGVNQYLSKPVKLRDLLRIIEGYAQQREGGRS, encoded by the coding sequence ATGAAAAAAAGTCTCTTGAAAAAAATGGTCACGCGGAAGGAGGTCCATCCCGTTCTGCGGACCTTCATCGAGCGCTCGGGTGAGCCCGTCACCATTTTCGACCCGGACGGGAGTTCCATCCTGGGGAAGGAGCCGGGGGCGGGAGAGCGCTTTCCGCTGACCTACAACGGGGAGGCCATCGGGCACATCCAGGGCGACGGCGACGCCGTGCACCTGGCCTCGCTCCTGAACTACATCCTGGAAGTGGACGCCCAGGCCAAGTCCATCGCCCAGCACGTCCTCGAGAAGTACAAGGAAGTCACCATGCTCTACGACTTCTCGGAGAAGGTCGGCACCTGCCTCGACCCCCGGGAAGTCGCCAAGCTGGTCATCGAGGAGTCCCGCCACCTCATCTTCGCGGACGTGGTCTTCGTGACCATTCGGGACGAGGCGTCCGGGGTGGTGGAGCGTTTCCTCCCCTCCGGCCAGGAAGACGCCCTCTCCCGGGATGACCGGTTGGCCTCGCTGGCGAACCTGGTCTGGGAGAAGGCGGAGATCGTCAACGAGATCGGCGCCGACTCCCGGCTCGAGGCGTTCCGGGGCCTCGTCAGCTCGCTCATGCTGGCGCCGCTGAAGATCAAGGACCGCGTGTTCGGCTGCATCATCGCTTTCAGCCGCGTTCCCTACAGCTACTCGGCCGAGGACCTGAAGATGCTCGTGGCGCTGGCGTCCCCCGCCGCCGCCACCATGGAGGTCGCGCTGCTGTTCGACCGCCTGAAACGGTCCGAGGAGAGTTACCGGGACCTCTTCGACGGCATCAACGACGCGGTGCTGATCCTCGACCCCGAGGGGCGCCTGCGGAACGTCAACCGGACCGCCGTGGACCAGCTCCGTCACCAGCGTCACGACCTGCTGGGCATGACCGTCTCGAACTTCATCCCCTCCGAGAGCGAAGGGGCCTTCCAGGAGATGATGGACGCCACGGTGAAGTCGGGGCGGGCCATCTTCGAGTCGAACTTCCTGCGGAAGGACGGGTCGGTCTTCCCGGTGGAGATCCACCTCCGGACGGTGGAGTACCAGGGTGAGACCGCGCTGCTGGGGGTCGCCCGCGACATCACGGAGCGCCGGCGCGTCGAGGAGGAGATCCGCTGGAAGGAAGCCCTCCTCCGGGCCATGACCTCCGCCTCCCCTCTGGCGTTCTACGTCGTCGACAACCGGACCGACGCCATCCTCTACTTCAACCGTCGCTTCGTGGACATCTGGAAGATCGAGCACATGACCGGCCAGATGAAGCGGAGCGAGGTCGCCAACCGGGAGGTCATGGAGCTCTGCTTCCCCGCCCTCGTCGAGGCGGACGGGTTCCGGAAATCCTGGGAGCCGCTCCAGAGCGAGAACAACCGCACCGTGGTGGACGAGGAGTTTCTCACCACCGACGGGAGGACCCTTCGGCACTTCTCGGGGCAGATCCGGGACGAGCGCTTCAACTACTTCGGCCGGCTGCACATCTTCGAGGACATCACGGAACGCAAGCGGGTGGAGGCCGCCCTCAAGCACCGGATGGAGATGGAGCGCCTGGTGATCGGGATTTCCAGCCGCTTCATGAACCTGACCCTGGACTACATGGACATGGAGATCAACCGGTCCCTCGAGATCCTGGGCCAGTTCACCCGCGCGCACATCTGCCAGATCTTCCAGTCCTCCCCGGACGGCAACAGCCTGATGCGGACCCACTGCTGGTCGGCCGGCCGGCAGGATCCCGGGGACCCCGTCGAGTTCTCGGCGGAGGAGGCCGCCTGGTGGCTGGACGGTCTGCGAATGGAAAACCACATCTTCCTGCGGACGATGAACGACCTTCCCGAGGAGGCCGTGCTCGGCGACCAGGGTTTCCCCGACGAGGAGACGGAGTCCCTGATCGCCGTCCCCATGATCTACCAGGAGCGGTGCGTCGGGATCCTGACGTTCGAGTTCTCCTCCGAGCGGCGGGACTGGATGGCCGAGGACATCGCCTTCCTCCGGATGGCCGGGGACATCTTCATCAACGCCCTCGAGCGCGAGAAGGCCGTGGAAGCCCTGCGGGAGGAGCGGGCCCTCCTTGCCCGCCGCGTCGCGGAACGGACCGCGGAACTCAGCACCGCCAACGTGGAGCTGGCCCGCGCCTCCCGGATGAAGGACCAGTTCCTCGCCAACATGAGCCACGAGCTGCGGACGCCCCTCAACGCCATCCTCGGCCTGGCGGAGGCCCTCCAGGAGCAGACGCGGGGCCCCCTCAACGAGCGGCAGCTCCACTCGCTGCGCACCATCGAGGAGAGCGGGCGGCACCTCCTCTCGCTCATCAACGACATCCTGGACCTCTCCAAGATCGAGGCCGGGAAAATGGAATTCAACCCGCAGCCCATCCTGACGGAGGCGGTCTGCCAGGCGAGCCTGCGGATCATCCGGCAGGCAGCCGCCAAGAAGCACATCTCCGTGGACTTCGAGATGGACGGCCAGGTCATGACCATCACCGCGGACGACCGCCGGCTGAAGCAGATCCTCGTCAACCTCCTCACCAACGCCGTGAAGTTCACCCCGGAGGGGGGCTCCATCGGGCTGAACGTCAGCCTCAACGAAAACCGCGACCGGGTCGTCCTGACGGTGTGGGACACCGGGATCGGCATCCCGCGGGAGCACCTGGGGGACCTCTTCAAGCCCTTCGTCCAGGTGGACAGCAGCCTCTCCCGCCGCTACGAGGGGACGGGGCTCGGGCTGGCGCTGGTCGCCAGCCTGGTGGAAATCCACGGCGGGACGGTCGAGGTGGAGAGCGACGTGGGGAAGGGGAGCCGCTTCCGGGTGGCCCTGCCCTGGCAGAAGGCGAAGACCCAGAGCGCGGTGGACGAATCCCCCGGGGCGCGGGAGACGAGGCCCGCCGAAGCGCCCGCCCCCGAACCCCGGCCGGAGCCGTCGCTCCCGGATTACGCGGAGGACACGCTCACGTCCATTCCGGAGGAACTGAAGACCATCGACCTCAAGGCCCTCGCCCGACCGGTCTCCATCGTGCTGGGCGAGGACAACGAAGCCAACATCCAGACCCTGGCGGATTACCTGTCCGACAAGGGGTGCAAGGTCGTCCTGGCCCGGAACGGGCTCGAGATCATCAAGGCGGCGACCGAGGACAAACCGGACCTCATCCTGATGGATGTCCACCTTCCCGTTCTCGACGGGCTCGAGACCACGCGGCGCCTCCGGAAGAGCCCCACGACCTCGGACATCCCCATCATCGCCGTGACGTCCCTGGCGATGACGGGGGACCGGGAGCGCTGCCTGAAGGCCGGGGTCAACCAGTACCTGAGCAAGCCCGTCAAATTGAGAGACCTGCTCCGTATCATCGAAGGGTACGCCCAGCAGCGGGAAGGCGGCCGTTCCTGA